The nucleotide sequence CATTCGGACCTTTATTGTTTGCTATTCCTGCGGCAAGTCCCATTCCCAGGAACAGCGTGGCTATCTCCATGATGTACCAGCCATATCCCATTACACCGGCAATCAGAAAAAAAATGGTAAAGAAAAGAATATTTAAGATGTAAAGATGCACGGTTTTCTTTAATGAAAAGTAGGACGTTAGAGCAAATAATGCAGTCAAAACCGGAATTACAGGCAATCCATTCAGTGTTGAGTTCCCTATCTGAAGTGAAGAAGTTGGATAGTTTACTGAAAACAGAATAAGGATACATACCAGAACTCCGAAACTAACCCATGCAGCTTTTGGTGTATGGCGAACAATTTCCGGATCCTTGTTTTCGTGAAGATTTCTCCAGTATTGATCTTCTTCGTAGACCAGCGACAGTTTTGGGTTTTTCTTTACTTTCGCGGCATACCTCAAGATCCATGCAAATCCAGCGATATTTATGACTATCCAGCAGAAGATCCGGTATTCAATTCCCGAAAACAAGGGGATGCCAGCCAAACCCTGGGCAATACCAATTGTGAAAGGGTTGAGGATAGCCCCTGCAAAGCCAAGAGCGGCAGCAACAAATACCATACACACTCCCGTTATGGAGTCGTAACCCATGGATATTGCCATGGGAACAAGAATGATTGTAAAGGCTATGGTTTCCTCACTCATCCCGAATACCGCTCCAAAAACGCTGAAGAGAAGCATGATCGAAACAACAATGAAATTGTCTACTCCAATCTTTCTGAGAAATTTATTGTTTTCCAGTCGTCTGGCCTTTCGTAAAAAAGCGATGGTTCCGATATCGAAAGCTTTACTGTCGTTCACTATCCAGAAAGCACCGCCAATAATAAGAATGAAGATAATTATATCCGCTTTGTTTGTAAACCCTTCAAAAAATGCGGACATGACTTGCCATGTCTGAGGAATTCGATCAACAGATTCGTAAACCATAGTTTTTTGTCCGTTGTCCGATACCTGTTCAACATACTTTCCTCCCGGTACAAACCATGTCAGTATAGCACAAAACAATATAATGTAAAATATGATTACGAAGGTGTGGGGAATTTGTCTTTTCTTCATCTTTATTTTTATTGTACGAACTTTATATATCGAATCAAGGCAATTGAAAGATCTGTTCCATGCGTTGCCACTTCTCGCTGGATGCTGCTCCGGCTTCACTCTGCTGAAACTTATCCACGAAAGCTTCCCACTCAGCTTGTTTTTCCATTTTAGCCAATCTGCCGAAGGCTTCGTCCCAATTAAAATCAACAGGTGTTTCAACAATCATAAAAAGGCGGTTACCTAATAAATAGATTTCCATATTAAGAATGCCTGCTTCCCTTATGCCTTTCGGAATTTCCGGCCAGATATGTTCTTTACTGTGCCAGTAACTATAATTTTTTATTAATTCCGGATCATTTTTTAAATCCAGAGTCTGACAATATCTTTTTATCGCTCCGTTGTAAGCCGGGGAGATGTAGCCCCTATCATTGTTGGATTTCATTTTTATTTTGCTTTTAAATTAAATTATTGTAATTCCTCCTGTTCTTCTTCAGCAAGCAGTGATCCTATTTCAGGTAATATGGCTCTGGCGTCACGATCGCTTAGTGTGTCCACATCTTTTAATTTACGTTGGATAGCTCTGGTACGTGTACCAAGTACTTCTTCAAGCTGACCGCTGGCAGTCTGGATATTTTTCTGTGCCTTTTCCAGCATACCTCCAACCTTTTCAAACTCTTTTTTTACAGCCCCCAGAATTGTCCAGACTTCGCCCGAATGCTTCTGGATTGCCAACGTGCGGAATCCCATTTGCAAACTATTCAGAATGGCAGCAAGGGTAGTGGGGCCGGTAACAACCACTTTGTAAGTTCTTTGCAGCTCTTCAAGTAGCGAAGAACGGCGAACTACTTCAGCATAGATTCCTTCGAAGGGAAGGAACATAATTCCAAAATCGGTGGTAGCCGGAGGAGCAAGGTATTTTTCCGAAATATCTTTTGCCATTTTCCTGATGGTTGCTTCCAGCGCTTTTCCCGCAGCATCTATGGCTTGGGTATCGGCCGTATCGTAAGCATTGAGTAATTGTTCGTACACATCTTTGGGAAATTTAGCATCAATAGGCAAATAAACAAAATCACGCATATCGTCTTTGCCCGGCAGTTTAACGGCAAATTCTACCACCTCGGCAGATCCTTTTACCGTATGTACATTGGAATCGTACTGTTCGGGAGCCAATATTTGCTCGAGAAGCATGCTTAACTGGATTTCCCCGATATTTCCCCGAGTCTTTACATTACTAAGTACACGTTTTAAACCACCAACATCCTGCGCTAAGCTCTGCATTTCGCCCAATCCTTTTTGTACACTCTCCAATTGTTCGGAAACCAGTCTGAACGATTGACCCAATCGTTCGTTTAATGTTTTTTGAAGTTTCTCGTCGACCGTAACCCGTATATCTTCTAGTCGTTTTTCTGTGTTGGCAATCATTCGCTGCTGTTGTTCATCCAATTGGGAGAACTTCTCGCGCTGAAGTTGATTAAAAGATAAGATTCCCTTTTCGAATGTCTGGCGGAAATCATTCATGGAAACAGCCAGCTCTTCCCTAATATCTTTTGTCATCGACCGGCTTTCTTCCCTGTTGAGGCGAAAGTCTTCCCTGAAATTACGCTCTATCCTGTCGAACGAACGTTGCATTTCATTTAAGATGCGGTCGAAATCTTCTGTTTTGCTTTCTTTTCTTGTGCGAATTAAAACCAAAATAATAAGAAGAATTAAGAGTCCAATTAGTATAAAATTTATCATTTATTAAAATTTTTACAAAGATAAGTATTCTAAAACCTCTCTGAGTCATTAAAAAAGGTTAAAATAAGCAACATTCATTGATTCTTTTTGTTTTATCGATAAAAAGTAGCTTATATTTGTAAGCCGCTTTTAAATAAGTATAATTAATAAATATTTATAAGAATGGCAAATGTAACTTTAAAAGGTAATGAGATTCACACCAGTGGTTCTATGCCGGAAGTAGGATCCTTAGCTCCCGATTTTAAGGGAGTAAAAAGTGATCTTTCAGAATTATCACTTAGTGATTTAAAAGGAAAAAGAGTAGTTTTGAATGTTTTTCCAAGTCTGGATACTTCTGTTTGTGCTGCTTCGGTGAGAAGATTTAATAAAGAGGCTGCCTCTTTAAACAACACAGTGGTTTTGGCAGTTTCAAAAGATTTACCTTTTGCGCATGGACGTTTCTGTACTACGGAAGGTATTGAAAATGTGGTTTCACTTTCAGCGTTTCGGTGTTCATGTTTTGAAGATAAGTACGGGATGCTTCTGATTGACGGTCCTCTTAATGGTTTACTA is from uncultured Macellibacteroides sp. and encodes:
- a CDS encoding AbgT family transporter; translated protein: MKKRQIPHTFVIIFYIILFCAILTWFVPGGKYVEQVSDNGQKTMVYESVDRIPQTWQVMSAFFEGFTNKADIIIFILIIGGAFWIVNDSKAFDIGTIAFLRKARRLENNKFLRKIGVDNFIVVSIMLLFSVFGAVFGMSEETIAFTIILVPMAISMGYDSITGVCMVFVAAALGFAGAILNPFTIGIAQGLAGIPLFSGIEYRIFCWIVINIAGFAWILRYAAKVKKNPKLSLVYEEDQYWRNLHENKDPEIVRHTPKAAWVSFGVLVCILILFSVNYPTSSLQIGNSTLNGLPVIPVLTALFALTSYFSLKKTVHLYILNILFFTIFFLIAGVMGYGWYIMEIATLFLGMGLAAGIANNKGPNELVQLFLAGCKDIMSAALVVGMAGGIIVILQKGMIIDTILHNMAKEMNGMGKIATVEMMYVIQNLINLIIPSGSAKAALTMPIMAPFSDLIGLSKQATVMAFQFGDGFTNMITPTSGVLMAVLGVSRIPYDKWFRWSWKFMIFLILLGALLLLPTVLIRMNGF
- a CDS encoding L-rhamnose mutarotase; amino-acid sequence: MKSNNDRGYISPAYNGAIKRYCQTLDLKNDPELIKNYSYWHSKEHIWPEIPKGIREAGILNMEIYLLGNRLFMIVETPVDFNWDEAFGRLAKMEKQAEWEAFVDKFQQSEAGAASSEKWQRMEQIFQLP
- a CDS encoding DNA recombination protein RmuC, which codes for MINFILIGLLILLIILVLIRTRKESKTEDFDRILNEMQRSFDRIERNFREDFRLNREESRSMTKDIREELAVSMNDFRQTFEKGILSFNQLQREKFSQLDEQQQRMIANTEKRLEDIRVTVDEKLQKTLNERLGQSFRLVSEQLESVQKGLGEMQSLAQDVGGLKRVLSNVKTRGNIGEIQLSMLLEQILAPEQYDSNVHTVKGSAEVVEFAVKLPGKDDMRDFVYLPIDAKFPKDVYEQLLNAYDTADTQAIDAAGKALEATIRKMAKDISEKYLAPPATTDFGIMFLPFEGIYAEVVRRSSLLEELQRTYKVVVTGPTTLAAILNSLQMGFRTLAIQKHSGEVWTILGAVKKEFEKVGGMLEKAQKNIQTASGQLEEVLGTRTRAIQRKLKDVDTLSDRDARAILPEIGSLLAEEEQEELQ
- the tpx gene encoding thiol peroxidase, which codes for MANVTLKGNEIHTSGSMPEVGSLAPDFKGVKSDLSELSLSDLKGKRVVLNVFPSLDTSVCAASVRRFNKEAASLNNTVVLAVSKDLPFAHGRFCTTEGIENVVSLSAFRCSCFEDKYGMLLIDGPLNGLLARGVVVIDEAGKVVYTELVPEITTEPNYEAALASLN